One genomic window of Prochlorococcus marinus CUG1416 includes the following:
- a CDS encoding DUF2062 domain-containing protein, which yields MRSKRDITYKKILSLFRNQNGSPFFNAKGLAIGVFSGCFPFFGFQTLIGVFFAKIAKGNIVLAAIGTWISNPFTYVPLYYFNYKVGSLFFNSSSNNIIEKSLVIDDLWKQGRIVSLKLILGSSCVGLLLALICGSIVFFIYKVKIKK from the coding sequence ATGAGATCTAAAAGAGATATTACCTATAAGAAAATTCTATCATTATTTAGGAATCAGAATGGGAGTCCTTTCTTTAATGCTAAAGGTTTAGCTATAGGTGTATTTAGTGGCTGCTTTCCTTTCTTTGGGTTTCAGACTTTAATAGGGGTATTTTTTGCGAAAATAGCTAAGGGGAATATTGTCCTAGCTGCAATTGGTACCTGGATAAGTAACCCCTTTACTTATGTTCCACTTTATTATTTTAACTATAAAGTTGGATCGCTTTTTTTTAATTCTTCTTCCAATAACATTATTGAAAAAAGTTTGGTTATTGATGACTTATGGAAACAAGGTAGAATTGTTTCACTAAAATTAATCTTGGGTTCATCTTGTGTTGGTTTACTATTGGCTTTGATTTGCGGAAGTATTGTTTTCTTTATCTACAAGGTAAAAATTAAAAAATAA
- a CDS encoding RelA/SpoT family protein, giving the protein MSEAAANSKEKNEIEVSKTILPENKKYESESLNYEIKIPDWLLRDINNYEKSNKDNDDNQNLIVKAFKLAYNAHDGQLRASGEPYIIHPVAVANLLKEIGASSSVIAAGLLHDVVEDTGIDLSEIEANFGLEVKILVEGVTKLGGIHFNNRTEAQAENLRKMFLAMASDIRVVLVKLADRLHNMRTIEWLNDERKQRIARETREIYAPLANRLGINRFKWELEDLAFKFLEPKQYQDLKDQISVKRSDREKRLKVTLNLMKENLVSAGLKNFEITGRPKHLYGIWSKMERQQKQFHEIYDVAALRIIVDNSDSCYRALAVVHDTFKPIPGRFKDYIGLPKPNGYQSLHTSVIGRHRPIEVQIRTTSMHQIAEYGIAAHWQYKEGGSPAKSNAERFNWLRQLVEWQQEGNEGDHNDYLASIKEDLFDEEVFVITPKGDVVGLRKGSTAIDFAYRIHSEVGNHCNGIRINEKLSPLSTSLQNGDFIEILTNNNATPSLDWLNFVVTPTAKNRIRQWYKKSHRDETIKRGRELLEKEVGRNGFDTLLSSDAMKKVANRCNLKSTEDLLASLGFGGLTLHQVLNRLREEIKLQTEDIKTDSDSEIAQSLKSNSNLSTNKSHSAAKSPISGIEGLDYRIGKCCTPLPGEDIIGTVSLGNHGITIHKADCENVMPIPIERRLPVGWNQDNKTGDNKFPIQLRIEVIDRVGVLKDILMRLSDKGINVSDANVKTAYGKPAIINLCVGLESYNQLHKTIDQIKSMADVLDIARVGQS; this is encoded by the coding sequence ATGTCTGAGGCAGCTGCAAATTCAAAAGAAAAAAACGAAATTGAAGTTTCCAAAACTATTTTGCCTGAAAATAAAAAATATGAAAGTGAATCTTTGAATTATGAGATAAAAATTCCCGATTGGCTTCTTAGAGACATCAATAATTATGAAAAATCAAATAAAGACAATGATGATAATCAAAACCTTATCGTAAAGGCTTTTAAACTTGCTTATAACGCTCATGATGGACAACTCCGCGCGAGTGGCGAGCCATATATTATCCACCCAGTTGCTGTTGCAAATCTTTTAAAAGAAATAGGTGCAAGTTCATCTGTCATTGCTGCAGGACTTTTACATGATGTTGTTGAAGATACAGGCATTGATTTATCTGAAATAGAAGCAAATTTCGGATTGGAAGTAAAAATACTTGTGGAGGGTGTAACAAAATTAGGAGGGATTCACTTTAATAACAGGACTGAAGCACAAGCTGAAAATCTTAGAAAAATGTTTTTGGCTATGGCTAGCGATATCAGAGTAGTTCTAGTAAAACTTGCAGATCGACTTCATAACATGAGAACAATTGAATGGCTCAATGATGAGAGGAAACAAAGAATAGCGAGAGAAACAAGAGAGATTTATGCACCTTTAGCTAATCGATTAGGAATAAATAGATTTAAATGGGAATTAGAAGATTTAGCGTTTAAATTTCTTGAGCCTAAACAATATCAAGATTTAAAAGATCAAATCTCTGTTAAAAGGAGTGATAGAGAAAAAAGATTAAAAGTAACCTTGAATCTTATGAAAGAAAACTTAGTCTCAGCGGGTTTAAAGAACTTTGAAATAACTGGAAGACCAAAGCATCTTTATGGCATCTGGAGCAAAATGGAAAGACAGCAAAAACAGTTTCACGAAATTTATGATGTTGCTGCTCTAAGAATTATCGTTGATAATTCAGATAGTTGTTATAGAGCTTTAGCGGTTGTACATGATACTTTTAAACCAATTCCAGGCAGATTTAAAGACTATATAGGATTACCAAAGCCCAACGGATATCAGTCCCTACATACTTCAGTTATTGGAAGACATCGACCTATTGAAGTTCAAATTAGAACTACTTCCATGCATCAAATTGCAGAATATGGTATTGCCGCGCATTGGCAATATAAAGAGGGTGGTTCTCCTGCTAAAAGCAATGCCGAAAGATTTAATTGGCTAAGACAACTAGTTGAATGGCAACAAGAAGGTAATGAAGGTGACCATAATGATTATTTAGCTTCAATTAAAGAAGATTTATTTGATGAAGAAGTATTTGTAATCACTCCTAAAGGAGATGTTGTTGGTTTAAGAAAAGGATCTACCGCAATAGATTTTGCCTACAGAATTCATTCTGAAGTTGGAAATCACTGTAATGGAATAAGAATTAATGAAAAGCTTTCTCCATTATCTACATCACTACAAAATGGGGACTTCATAGAAATTTTGACAAATAATAATGCCACTCCAAGCTTGGATTGGCTGAACTTTGTAGTTACGCCAACTGCTAAAAATAGAATTCGGCAGTGGTATAAGAAAAGCCATCGGGATGAAACGATTAAAAGAGGCAGAGAATTACTCGAAAAAGAAGTAGGTCGAAACGGTTTTGATACATTGCTTTCTAGTGATGCTATGAAAAAAGTTGCTAATCGATGCAATTTAAAAAGTACGGAAGATCTTTTGGCATCGCTTGGTTTTGGGGGTTTAACTTTACATCAAGTATTAAACAGACTACGAGAAGAAATAAAATTACAGACAGAAGATATAAAAACTGATTCTGATTCTGAGATAGCGCAATCTCTTAAAAGTAATAGTAATTTATCTACTAATAAATCTCATTCGGCGGCTAAATCACCAATTTCAGGAATAGAAGGTCTTGATTACAGAATAGGTAAATGCTGTACTCCACTTCCGGGCGAGGATATAATCGGGACCGTATCGCTTGGTAACCATGGGATAACCATTCATAAGGCAGATTGTGAAAATGTCATGCCAATTCCAATAGAAAGAAGATTACCTGTTGGATGGAATCAAGATAATAAAACTGGCGATAATAAGTTTCCAATTCAGCTCCGAATAGAAGTAATTGATAGAGTGGGAGTTCTTAAAGATATTCTTATGCGGTTATCTGATAAAGGTATAAACGTTAGCGATGCCAATGTTAAAACTGCTTATGGCAAACCAGCTATTATCAATCTCTGCGTAGGTCTAGAAAGTTATAATCAACTTCACAAAACAATTGATCAAATTAAATCCATGGCAGATGTTTTAGATATTGCCAGAGTTGGACAAAGTTAA
- a CDS encoding ABC transporter ATP-binding protein, with protein sequence MKIKKEKILTVKNLTVKYGLKQPPIINNFNLEIDRGEHLAIIGPSGCGKTTFAKTLVNMLPETATSKGYLSIASVDPRKINNRQAQLFRRRNFGFIYQDSIKKLNPLMKVRDHLYELFKTHDQNKSSFLIDKLVMEVFRKVGIEESRLDSFPHQFSGGMRQRVSIAMALALKPKLLIADEPTTSLDTKTSFEIMNEILYLCNKFDTTLILISHDINLAAKWCKKVAILEKGSIVEKGNILDIFQSPKSDIGIKLVNASKIVLEPKIKNNIRNEVLLEVNNLRHWYKLNSTIFQHKWNKALNEVSFKLYKNETLGIVGSSGSGKSTLCRALIGLLKVRGGEIKIYNKDYESTKNKSYKKHKNMQIIFQDPFSSLNPKMTIKNIVEDIFFIQKISDKRKIEKEIKLIFRNLNLPLNNDFFNSYPSQLSGGQLQRISLARALLLKPKILICDESVNMLDAAVKIEILELLRVLQEKMNLTIIFITHDLGIAKRFCDRLLVMNQGRIVDEGESSTIFTKTKNTYTKSLINSSLNLI encoded by the coding sequence ATGAAAATAAAAAAAGAAAAAATTCTTACAGTTAAAAATCTTACTGTTAAATATGGTTTAAAACAGCCGCCTATTATCAATAATTTTAATCTTGAAATAGATAGAGGAGAGCATTTGGCAATTATAGGTCCCTCTGGATGTGGAAAGACTACTTTCGCAAAAACATTAGTAAATATGTTGCCTGAAACGGCAACTTCTAAAGGTTATTTATCGATTGCTAGTGTAGATCCTAGAAAAATAAATAATAGACAGGCGCAATTATTTAGAAGAAGAAATTTTGGATTTATCTATCAAGATTCCATTAAAAAACTTAATCCACTAATGAAAGTTAGGGATCACTTATATGAATTATTTAAAACTCATGATCAAAATAAATCATCTTTTTTGATTGATAAATTAGTAATGGAAGTTTTTCGAAAAGTAGGGATTGAAGAAAGTAGATTGGATTCTTTTCCTCATCAATTTAGCGGTGGTATGAGACAGCGAGTTTCTATAGCAATGGCTCTTGCTTTAAAACCAAAATTATTAATAGCCGATGAACCTACAACAAGCCTAGATACCAAAACAAGTTTTGAAATTATGAACGAAATACTTTACTTATGCAATAAATTTGACACTACTTTAATTTTAATTAGTCATGATATTAATCTTGCGGCAAAGTGGTGTAAAAAAGTTGCAATCCTTGAAAAAGGTTCAATTGTTGAAAAAGGAAATATATTAGATATTTTTCAATCGCCAAAGTCAGATATCGGAATAAAATTAGTAAATGCTTCGAAAATAGTTTTAGAACCAAAAATTAAAAATAATATTCGAAATGAGGTTCTTTTAGAGGTTAATAACTTAAGACATTGGTATAAATTAAATTCTACAATTTTTCAGCATAAATGGAATAAGGCTTTAAATGAAGTCAGTTTCAAATTATATAAAAATGAGACTCTTGGAATAGTTGGTTCTTCAGGAAGTGGTAAAAGTACCTTATGTAGGGCTTTAATTGGACTTCTGAAAGTAAGAGGTGGGGAAATAAAAATTTATAATAAAGATTATGAATCGACAAAAAATAAATCTTATAAAAAGCATAAAAATATGCAAATTATATTTCAAGATCCTTTTTCAAGTTTGAATCCAAAAATGACAATTAAAAATATTGTGGAAGATATTTTTTTTATTCAGAAAATTTCAGATAAAAGAAAAATAGAAAAGGAAATAAAATTAATTTTTAGAAATTTAAATCTTCCCTTAAATAATGATTTTTTTAATTCTTACCCTAGTCAATTATCTGGTGGTCAATTGCAAAGAATTTCATTAGCTAGAGCGTTATTATTGAAACCAAAAATTTTGATTTGTGATGAAAGTGTAAATATGCTAGATGCTGCAGTAAAAATAGAGATTCTTGAATTACTGAGAGTTTTGCAAGAAAAAATGAATTTAACGATTATTTTTATTACTCATGATTTAGGTATTGCAAAAAGATTTTGTGATAGGTTGCTAGTAATGAATCAAGGAAGGATAGTTGATGAAGGAGAAAGTTCTACAATATTTACTAAAACTAAAAACACGTATACAAAATCTCTTATCAATTCTTCTTTAAATCTTATTTAA
- a CDS encoding RluA family pseudouridine synthase — MELNNKDSFGIGEGELIEIIYELPLPMRLDRWLVSKRPEQSRARIQNFINSGLVLVNYKTAKAKTPLKNGDNVQIWMPPPEPLIYLKPEKMDLKILFEDEHIIVINKQSGLIVHPAPGHKSGTLVNGLLFHCNDLPGINGKLRPGIVHRLDKDTSGCMVVAKSQEALVNLQKQIKEKIASREYIAVIHGAPNSEEGQIVGNIGRDRLNRLKYTVVEETSGRYACTYWKLKERLGNYSLMSFKLDTGRTHQIRVHCAHINHPIVGDPLYGRCKKLPCKLEGQALHAIKLGLIHPMNGKEMIFEAELPLDFRKLLNVLKVK; from the coding sequence ATGGAATTAAATAATAAAGATTCTTTCGGAATTGGAGAAGGTGAACTTATAGAAATTATTTATGAGCTACCTCTTCCTATGAGACTAGACCGATGGTTGGTAAGTAAAAGGCCAGAACAAAGTAGAGCAAGAATTCAAAATTTTATAAATTCAGGTTTAGTACTTGTAAACTACAAGACTGCGAAAGCCAAAACCCCACTAAAAAATGGCGACAATGTTCAAATCTGGATGCCACCTCCCGAACCTCTTATATACTTAAAACCTGAAAAAATGGATTTAAAAATCCTTTTTGAAGACGAGCACATCATAGTAATCAATAAGCAATCAGGATTAATTGTTCATCCAGCACCGGGACACAAATCAGGAACTTTAGTTAATGGATTACTTTTTCACTGTAATGATCTACCTGGAATTAATGGGAAACTACGACCAGGTATTGTACACAGATTAGATAAAGATACCTCTGGATGTATGGTCGTAGCAAAAAGCCAAGAGGCACTAGTAAATCTCCAAAAACAAATAAAAGAAAAGATAGCTTCCCGAGAGTATATTGCAGTAATTCATGGAGCGCCTAATTCTGAAGAAGGTCAAATAGTAGGGAACATTGGCAGAGATAGATTAAATAGATTGAAATATACAGTAGTTGAAGAAACTTCAGGAAGGTATGCATGTACCTATTGGAAGTTAAAAGAAAGATTGGGCAATTACTCATTAATGAGTTTCAAATTAGATACGGGGCGAACGCATCAAATAAGAGTTCATTGCGCCCACATTAATCATCCAATTGTCGGTGATCCATTGTATGGAAGATGTAAAAAACTTCCATGTAAATTGGAGGGCCAAGCGTTACACGCTATTAAGCTTGGTCTTATACATCCAATGAATGGTAAAGAAATGATTTTTGAAGCTGAATTGCCATTAGATTTTAGGAAATTACTAAACGTTCTTAAAGTTAAATAA
- the ylqF gene encoding ribosome biogenesis GTPase YlqF yields MDIAKIQWYPGHIAKAEKKLSDVINKVDLVIEVRDARIPLSTGHPHLNKWINNKKHILVINRSDMISPNSINNWNKWFNSKDQYPHWCDAKRGIGIKEICKSAIESRSSIDDRRLSRGMRIRPIRALTLGFPNVGKSALINRIAKKRVVDSARKAGVTRNLRWIKLDIGIDLLDAPGVIPPNLEDQKSALNLALCDDIGEAAYEIESVAIEFIKIISTLNKDKDANISVKKISNRYGVDITKGFESPSNWINEAASKHTSGDKRRMSHKLLEDYRNQMLGKIALEVPKWN; encoded by the coding sequence GTGGACATAGCCAAAATTCAATGGTATCCAGGCCATATAGCGAAAGCAGAAAAGAAATTATCTGATGTTATCAATAAAGTAGATTTAGTTATAGAAGTTAGAGATGCAAGAATTCCTTTGTCAACAGGGCATCCACATTTAAATAAATGGATCAATAATAAAAAACATATTCTTGTTATTAATAGATCAGACATGATCTCTCCTAATAGCATCAATAATTGGAATAAATGGTTTAATTCTAAAGATCAATATCCGCATTGGTGTGATGCTAAAAGAGGTATAGGTATTAAAGAAATTTGCAAATCCGCCATAGAATCCAGGTCATCAATTGACGATAGAAGACTTTCTAGAGGAATGCGAATTAGGCCAATTAGAGCCCTTACTCTTGGTTTTCCAAACGTAGGCAAGTCAGCATTAATAAATAGAATTGCAAAAAAAAGAGTTGTCGATAGTGCTAGGAAAGCCGGAGTGACTCGCAATTTAAGATGGATAAAATTAGATATTGGGATAGATCTGCTAGATGCTCCTGGTGTTATACCTCCTAATTTAGAAGATCAAAAATCAGCACTTAATCTTGCACTCTGTGACGATATTGGAGAAGCTGCTTATGAAATTGAAAGTGTCGCAATTGAATTTATCAAAATTATATCCACTCTCAACAAAGATAAGGATGCAAACATCTCAGTAAAAAAAATATCTAATAGATACGGAGTTGATATTACAAAAGGCTTTGAAAGTCCATCTAATTGGATCAATGAAGCAGCTTCAAAACATACCTCAGGCGATAAAAGAAGGATGTCTCATAAATTATTGGAAGATTATCGAAATCAAATGCTTGGTAAAATTGCTTTAGAAGTCCCAAAATGGAATTAA
- a CDS encoding phosphoglycerate kinase: MSKLSLSSLDKTNLEGKKVLVRVDFNVPLNEGGQITDDTRIRAAIPTIEYLINNSAKVILAAHFGRPKGQVNEKMRLTPVAARLSELLGKNVALTNSCIGDKSIAESNSLNNGDVLLLENVRFFGEEEKNDLDFAKNLASHADMFVNDAFGAAHRAHASTQGVTNYLSPSVAGFLLEKELKYLQGAIDAPKRPLAAIVGGSKVSSKIGVLDSLLDKCDKIMIGGGMIFTFYKARGLDVGKSLVEEDKLELAKDLEAKAKAKGVELLLPTDVVLANKFSPDAESKISQIDSISGDWMGLDIGPDSIKVFQNALAECKTIIWNGPMGVFEFDKFAEGTNAIATTLADLSAFSEVCTIIGGGDSVAAVEKAGLAEKMSHISTGGGASLELLEGKTLPGVAALNDV; encoded by the coding sequence ATGTCAAAATTATCTCTTTCCAGTCTTGATAAGACAAATTTAGAAGGAAAAAAAGTTCTAGTCAGAGTAGATTTTAATGTTCCATTAAATGAAGGTGGTCAGATAACTGACGATACGCGTATTAGAGCAGCGATTCCAACTATTGAATATCTTATCAATAACTCTGCAAAAGTTATCCTAGCTGCCCATTTTGGAAGACCAAAGGGTCAGGTAAATGAAAAAATGAGATTAACTCCAGTAGCAGCGAGATTAAGTGAATTGTTGGGAAAAAACGTTGCTCTTACTAACAGTTGTATAGGTGATAAATCAATTGCAGAATCAAATAGCTTAAATAATGGAGATGTTCTTTTACTTGAAAATGTTCGTTTTTTTGGTGAAGAGGAAAAGAATGACTTGGATTTTGCTAAAAACTTAGCATCACATGCAGATATGTTTGTAAATGATGCTTTTGGTGCTGCTCATAGAGCTCATGCTTCTACTCAGGGAGTTACTAATTATTTAAGTCCATCAGTAGCTGGATTCCTTTTAGAAAAAGAATTGAAATACTTACAAGGGGCAATAGATGCTCCAAAACGTCCATTGGCAGCAATAGTTGGAGGATCAAAGGTTAGTAGCAAAATAGGAGTGCTTGATTCTTTATTAGATAAGTGTGACAAAATTATGATTGGTGGAGGTATGATTTTTACTTTTTATAAAGCTAGAGGTTTAGATGTTGGAAAGAGCCTTGTAGAGGAAGATAAACTTGAGCTTGCCAAAGATTTAGAAGCAAAAGCAAAAGCAAAAGGAGTCGAGTTACTTTTACCAACTGATGTTGTTTTAGCTAATAAATTTTCTCCTGACGCTGAAAGTAAAATATCTCAAATTGATTCAATTAGTGGGGATTGGATGGGTCTCGATATTGGTCCAGATTCTATTAAAGTTTTTCAGAATGCTCTTGCAGAATGTAAGACAATAATTTGGAATGGCCCAATGGGTGTTTTTGAATTTGATAAATTTGCAGAAGGTACAAACGCAATAGCTACTACCCTTGCGGACTTAAGTGCTTTTTCTGAAGTTTGTACAATAATTGGTGGTGGAGATTCAGTTGCAGCAGTAGAGAAAGCAGGATTAGCTGAGAAAATGTCTCATATATCTACTGGAGGAGGTGCTAGTTTGGAACTTTTAGAAGGTAAAACTTTACCTGGTGTAGCTGCTTTAAACGACGTTTAG
- a CDS encoding UDP-N-acetylglucosamine--N-acetylmuramyl-(pentapeptide) pyrophosphoryl-undecaprenol N-acetylglucosamine transferase: MSKKNNLLIAASGTGGHIFPALAVSKEVEDEWNIHWLGINQRHDGNFIPKKYNLRTLNIKTPRKNIFLFYQYIEILMSTFQIIRILKEKKINLVFTTGGYISAPTIVASKLLRIPVIIHESNLIPGMVTKYFGFLCNYVFLGFKKTNSYLKNCKTIFTGTPLREQFYQSNLLPEWVPKGKGPLLIVMGGSQGAKAINQILYASLEFLMKKQFRIVHIIGGYNQESFHVKNFKNYVQKKFTNEIAALIQNCDLVISRSGSGTINELIETQKPSILIPFPYSKNNHQEKNAMILAEIGGSVLMNQNKISKEVFEGTLERIFKIKSKNGENQYKILDLMRKNMENNNKIKSKIEIKKFINYFLKEF; the protein is encoded by the coding sequence ATGTCTAAAAAAAATAATTTATTAATTGCAGCTAGTGGAACAGGAGGTCATATTTTTCCAGCTTTAGCAGTTTCTAAAGAGGTAGAAGATGAATGGAATATTCATTGGTTGGGGATTAATCAAAGACATGATGGGAATTTTATTCCTAAAAAATATAATTTGAGAACTTTGAATATAAAGACACCAAGAAAAAATATTTTTTTATTTTATCAATATATAGAAATTTTAATGTCAACTTTCCAAATAATTAGGATTTTAAAAGAAAAAAAAATTAACTTAGTATTTACGACTGGAGGTTATATTTCAGCACCTACTATTGTTGCTTCAAAACTTCTCCGGATACCTGTAATTATTCATGAATCAAATTTAATTCCAGGAATGGTCACGAAATATTTTGGTTTTTTATGTAACTATGTTTTCTTAGGATTTAAGAAAACAAATTCTTATTTAAAAAATTGTAAAACTATTTTCACTGGTACCCCTTTAAGAGAGCAATTCTATCAATCTAATCTTTTGCCAGAATGGGTTCCAAAAGGAAAAGGACCTCTTTTGATTGTTATGGGAGGTAGTCAAGGAGCAAAAGCTATAAATCAAATTCTTTACGCATCTCTAGAATTTTTAATGAAAAAACAGTTTCGGATAGTTCATATTATTGGTGGATATAATCAAGAATCCTTTCATGTAAAAAATTTCAAAAATTATGTTCAAAAGAAATTTACTAATGAAATCGCAGCTTTAATTCAGAACTGTGATCTTGTAATATCTAGATCTGGTTCAGGAACAATAAATGAACTAATAGAGACTCAAAAACCTTCAATTTTAATTCCATTTCCTTATTCTAAAAATAATCACCAGGAGAAAAATGCAATGATTCTTGCTGAAATTGGAGGCTCAGTTTTAATGAATCAAAATAAAATTTCTAAAGAAGTTTTTGAAGGAACTCTAGAAAGAATTTTTAAAATAAAATCAAAAAATGGAGAAAATCAATATAAAATATTAGATCTTATGAGGAAGAATATGGAAAATAATAATAAAATCAAATCTAAAATTGAGATTAAAAAATTTATTAATTATTTTTTGAAGGAGTTTTGA
- a CDS encoding pyridoxal phosphate-dependent aminotransferase, whose protein sequence is MNKSEPNNYSTEAMQISNLKHGGNVYAYAKKLNLLPSEIIDASASLVPFDPPQIVIDSLNKEIKNLGFKYYPERNLSDLKEIISQFHGIHPDNILPGNGASELITWAGYEASKFGTSCIPSPCFIDYERSLNCWNSNFIHCELPKNWNNNFPQSFPLHPKGDVIWITNPHNPTGQLWEKNSLEEIIKKYKLVICDEAFLSMTPNGEKESLIPLTKKYDNLLVLRSLTKIFNIPGLRLGYVIGSYKKLKQWKIKRDPWPLNSFAIKAGIDLLSNNQFYEQWTRQIHSWINIERERVYKKLSKIENLKVHKSSTNFFLIESKTSLSPNIKYLENKGILLRECTSFRFLDEKWARISLQSNKKNTLLCKEIQNSFKK, encoded by the coding sequence ATGAATAAATCCGAACCTAATAATTACTCAACAGAAGCCATGCAAATATCAAACTTAAAGCATGGAGGAAATGTATATGCATATGCAAAAAAATTAAATTTATTACCCTCAGAAATCATTGATGCAAGTGCCTCATTAGTACCCTTTGATCCCCCTCAAATAGTAATAGATTCATTAAATAAAGAAATTAAGAATCTTGGATTTAAATATTATCCTGAGAGAAACTTAAGTGATTTGAAAGAAATCATTAGTCAATTTCATGGCATACATCCAGACAATATATTGCCTGGAAATGGAGCTTCTGAGCTAATAACCTGGGCAGGTTATGAAGCATCCAAATTTGGAACCAGTTGTATTCCATCTCCATGCTTTATTGATTATGAAAGATCTTTAAATTGTTGGAATAGTAATTTTATACATTGCGAATTACCAAAAAACTGGAATAATAATTTTCCTCAATCATTTCCACTTCATCCTAAAGGTGATGTTATTTGGATAACAAATCCTCATAACCCCACCGGCCAATTGTGGGAGAAAAATTCATTAGAGGAAATTATAAAAAAATATAAATTAGTTATCTGTGATGAGGCTTTCTTATCGATGACACCTAATGGAGAGAAAGAATCTTTAATACCACTAACCAAAAAATATGATAATTTATTAGTCTTGAGAAGCTTGACCAAAATCTTCAATATCCCTGGTCTTAGATTAGGTTACGTTATTGGCTCATATAAAAAACTTAAACAATGGAAAATCAAGAGAGATCCCTGGCCATTAAATTCCTTTGCCATTAAAGCGGGAATTGACCTACTAAGTAATAACCAATTCTATGAACAATGGACAAGGCAGATTCACAGCTGGATCAACATTGAAAGAGAAAGAGTATATAAAAAACTATCAAAAATTGAAAACCTTAAAGTTCATAAATCTTCAACCAACTTTTTTTTAATAGAAAGTAAAACATCCTTATCGCCGAATATAAAATATTTAGAAAATAAGGGAATATTGCTTAGAGAATGTACTTCATTTAGATTTCTTGATGAAAAGTGGGCAAGAATAAGTTTGCAGAGTAATAAAAAAAACACTCTTTTATGTAAAGAAATTCAAAACTCCTTCAAAAAATAA